The Meriones unguiculatus strain TT.TT164.6M chromosome 1, Bangor_MerUng_6.1, whole genome shotgun sequence genome has a segment encoding these proteins:
- the B4galnt4 gene encoding N-acetyl-beta-glucosaminyl-glycoprotein 4-beta-N-acetylgalactosaminyltransferase 1 isoform X1 — translation MPWFPVKKVRKQMKLLLLLLLLTCAAWLTYVHRSLVRPGRALRQRLGYGRDGEKLTGVTDSRGVRGVSSTQRAEDSSESHEEEQAPEGRVPNMLFPGGARKPPPLNLTHQTPPWREEFKGQVNLHVFEDWCGGAVGHLRRNLHFPLFPHTRTTVTKLAVSPKWKNYGLRIFGFIHPARDGDIQFSVASDDNSEFWLSLDESPAAAQLVAFVGKTGSEWTAPGEFTKFSSQVSKPRRLMASRRYYFELLHKQDDKGSDHVEVGWRAFLPGLKFEIIGPAHISLYTDESSLKMDHVAHVPQSPASHVGGYPLHEESSVDMLHPDPRDTFFLTPRMEPLSLENVLEPCAYAPTYVLKDFPIARYQGLQFVYLSFIYPNDHTRLTHMETDNKCFYRESPLYLERFGFYKYMKMDKEEGEEDEEEVQRRAFLFLNPDDFLDDEEELELLDNLEPTDGSLQQSRRTPTPAASTGTPATPTPPTSSPPDEQTPRHSRALNWASRPLPLFLGRAPPPRTAEKSPSKVYVTRVRPGRRASPRALRDSPWPPFPGVFLRPKPLPRVQLRVPPHPPRTQGYRTGGPKVTELRPPVRVQTTQGGREGHLHGQGLTEPTVDLNSSVETQPVTSFLSLSQVSRPQLPGEGEEGEEDGAPGDEATSEDSEEEEEQAAGRPLGRWREDAIDWQRTFSVGAMDFELLRSDWNDLRCNVSGNLQLPEAEAVDVVAQYMERLNARHGGRFSLLRIVNVEKRRDSARGSRFLLELELQERGGGRQRLSEYVFLRLPGARVGDEDGESPEPPPAASIRPDSRPELCRPLHLAWRQEVMVHFIVPVKNQARWVVQFLADMTALRVQTGDSHFNIILVDFESEDMDVERALRAAQLPRYQYLRRTGNFERSAGLQAGVDAVEDPSSIVFLCDLHIHFPPNILDSIRKHCVEGKLAFAPVVMRLGCGSSPWDPHGYWEVNGFGLFGIYKSDFDRVGGMNTEEFRDQWGGEDWELLDRVLQAGLEVERLRLRHFYHHYHSKRGMWATRSRKGARTQ, via the exons ATGCCGTGGTTCCCGGTGAAGAAGGTCCGCAAGCAGatgaagctgctgctgctgttgctgctgctcacctgcGCCGCGTGGCTCACGTACGTGCACCGGAGCCTGGTGCGCCCGGGCCGCGCGCTGCGCCAGCGGCTGGGCTACGGGCGAG ATGGCGAGAAGCTGACTGGTGTGACCGACAGCCGGGGTGTCCGAGGGGTGTCGTCTACGCAGAGGGCAGAGGACTCTAGTGAAAGTCATGAAGAGGAGCAGGCG CCTGAGGGTCGGGTCCCAAACATGCTGTTTCCTGGAGGAGCTAGGAAGCCACCACCGCTGAACCTCACCCACCAGACACCGCCATGGCGGGAAGAG TTCAAGGGACAGGTGAACCTGCACGTGTTTGAGGACTGGTGTGGGGGTGCTGTGGGCCACCTGAGAAGGAACCTTCACTTCCCACTGTTTCCTCAC ACTCGCACTACCGTGACAAAGTTAGCTGTGTCCCCTAAGTGGAAGAACTATGGACTCCGGATTTTTGGCTTCATCCACCCAGCCAGAGATG GAGACATCCAGTTCTCCGTGGCTTCGGATGACAACTCTGAGTTCTGGCTGAGCTTGGATGAAAGCCCAGCAGCCGCCCAGCTAGTAGCCTTTGTGGGCAAG ACTGGCTCCGAGTGGACAGCGCCTGGAGAATTCACCAAGTTCAGCTCCCAGGTGTCTAAGCCACGGCG GCTCATGGCCTCCCGGAGATACTACTTTGAACTACTTCACAAGCAAGATGACAAGGGCTCAGACCATGTGGAAGTGGGT TGGCGAGCTTTCCTGCCTGGTCTGAAGTTCGAGATCATTGGCCCTGCTCACATTTCCCTGTACACAG ATGAGTCGTCTCTGAAGATGGACCACGTGGCCCACGTGCCTCAGTCTCCAGCCAGCCATGTAGGGGGTTACCCACTGCACGAGGAGTCCAGCGTCGACATGCTGCATCCGGACCCCAGGGACACCTTCTTCCTCA CTCCTCGGATGGAACCTCTGAGCCTGGAGAATGTCCTGGAGCCCTGTGCCTACGCACCGACCTATGTCCTCAAGGATTTCCCCATAGCCAGATACCAAGGACTGCAGTTT GTCTACCTGTCCTTCATCTATCCCAATGACCACACCCGTCtcactcacatggagactgacaaCAAGTGCTTCTACCGTGAGTCCCCACTATACCTGGAAAG GTTTGGGTTCTATAAATACATGAAGATggacaaggaggaaggagaggaggatgaggaggaagttCAGCGGAGAGCCTTTCTCTTCCTCAACCCTGACG ACTTCCTGGATGATGAGGAGGAGCTGGAACTGTTAGACAATCTGGAGCCCACTGATGGATCCCTACAGCAGAGCCGCAGGACCCCCACCCCAGCAGCCTCCACTGGGACTCCAGCCACCCCTACCCCCCCTACAAGCAGTCCTCCGGACGAGCAGACCCCCAGACACTCCCGGGCCCTGAACTGGGCCTCACGCCCCCTGCCCCTCTTCTTGGGACGAGCTCCACCTCCCCGGACGGCGGAGAAGTCTCCCTCAAAGGTGTACGTGACCAGGGTACGACCTGGACGGCGGGCTTCCCCAAGGGCCCTGAGAGACTCACCCTGGCCACCCTTCCCTGGCGTCTTCCTGCGCCCCAAGCCTCTGCCCAGAGTGCAGCTGCGGGTGCCCCCACACCCACCACGGACCCAGGGCTATAGGACCGGTGGCCCCAAGGTCACAGAACTAAGGCCCCCAGTCAGGGTTCAGACCACCCAGGGAGGCCGGGAGGGCCATTTGCATGGACAGGGGCTCACGGAGCCCACAGTGGACTTGAACTCCTCGGTGGAAACACAGCCTGTGACCTCCTTCCTGAGCTTGTCTCAAGTGTCCAGGCCACAGCTGCCTGGAGAgggtgaagaaggggaggaggatggggccCCCGGTGACGAGGCCACGTCAGAAGACagcgaggaagaggaggagcaggccGCTGGGCGGCCGCTGGGCCGCTGGCGTGAGGATGCCATTGACTGGCAGCGCACGTTCAGCGTGGGCGCCATGGACTTCGAGCTGCTGCGCTCTGACTGGAACGACCTACGCTGCAACGTATCCGGGAACCTGCAGCTTCCCGAGGCCGAGGCGGTGGATGTGGTGGCTCAGTACATGGAGCGGCTTAATGCGCGACATGGCGG GCGCTTCTCGCTTCTGCGCATCGTGAACGTGGAGAAGCGCCGCGACTCTGCCCGTGGAAGCCGCttcctcctggaactggaattgcaagAGCGAGGAGGCGGCCGCCAGCGCCTATCTGAATATGTCTTCCTGCGATTGCCCGGAGCCCGTGTTGGGGACGAGGATGGAGAAAGCCCCGAGCCCCCTCCGGCCGCCTCGATCCGCCCAGACAGTCGCCCAGAGCTCTGCCGGCCCTTGCATCTGGCCTGGCGTCAGGAGGTCATGGTTCACTTCATTGTGCCAG TGAAGAATCAGGCGCGCTGGGTAGTGCAATTCCTGGCAGATATGACGGCGCTGCGTGTGCAGACGGGGGACTCGCACTTCAACATCATCCTAGTGGACTTTGAGAGCGAGGACATGGACGTGGAGCGGGCCCTGCGCGCAGCTCAGCTACCTCG GTACCAGTACCTGAGAAGAACTGGAAACTTCGAGCGCTCTGCAGGCCTGCAAGCCGGAGTGGATGCAGTGGAG GACCCCAGCAGCATCGTTTTCCTCTGCGACCTGCACATCCACTTCCCACCTAACATCCTGGACAGCATCCGCAAGCATTGCGTGGAGGGCAAGCTGGCCTTCGCCCCTGTGGTCATGCGTCTGGGCTGTGGAAGCTCACcgtgggacccacatg GTTACTGGGAGGTGAATGGATTCGGCCTCTTTGGGATCTACAAATCGGACTTTGACCGAGTAGGAGGCATGAACACTGAGGAGTTCCGTGACCAGTGGGGAGGCGAGGACTGGGAACTTCTGGACAG GGTCCTGCAGGCAGGGCTGGAGGTGGAGAGGCTCCGGCTGCGACACTTCTACCACCACTATCACTCAAAGCGGGGCATGTGGGCCACGCGCAGCCGCAAAGGTGCCCGCACACAGTGA
- the B4galnt4 gene encoding N-acetyl-beta-glucosaminyl-glycoprotein 4-beta-N-acetylgalactosaminyltransferase 1 isoform X2: MLFPGGARKPPPLNLTHQTPPWREEFKGQVNLHVFEDWCGGAVGHLRRNLHFPLFPHTRTTVTKLAVSPKWKNYGLRIFGFIHPARDGDIQFSVASDDNSEFWLSLDESPAAAQLVAFVGKTGSEWTAPGEFTKFSSQVSKPRRLMASRRYYFELLHKQDDKGSDHVEVGWRAFLPGLKFEIIGPAHISLYTDESSLKMDHVAHVPQSPASHVGGYPLHEESSVDMLHPDPRDTFFLTPRMEPLSLENVLEPCAYAPTYVLKDFPIARYQGLQFVYLSFIYPNDHTRLTHMETDNKCFYRESPLYLERFGFYKYMKMDKEEGEEDEEEVQRRAFLFLNPDDFLDDEEELELLDNLEPTDGSLQQSRRTPTPAASTGTPATPTPPTSSPPDEQTPRHSRALNWASRPLPLFLGRAPPPRTAEKSPSKVYVTRVRPGRRASPRALRDSPWPPFPGVFLRPKPLPRVQLRVPPHPPRTQGYRTGGPKVTELRPPVRVQTTQGGREGHLHGQGLTEPTVDLNSSVETQPVTSFLSLSQVSRPQLPGEGEEGEEDGAPGDEATSEDSEEEEEQAAGRPLGRWREDAIDWQRTFSVGAMDFELLRSDWNDLRCNVSGNLQLPEAEAVDVVAQYMERLNARHGGRFSLLRIVNVEKRRDSARGSRFLLELELQERGGGRQRLSEYVFLRLPGARVGDEDGESPEPPPAASIRPDSRPELCRPLHLAWRQEVMVHFIVPVKNQARWVVQFLADMTALRVQTGDSHFNIILVDFESEDMDVERALRAAQLPRYQYLRRTGNFERSAGLQAGVDAVEDPSSIVFLCDLHIHFPPNILDSIRKHCVEGKLAFAPVVMRLGCGSSPWDPHGYWEVNGFGLFGIYKSDFDRVGGMNTEEFRDQWGGEDWELLDRVLQAGLEVERLRLRHFYHHYHSKRGMWATRSRKGARTQ; encoded by the exons ATGCTGTTTCCTGGAGGAGCTAGGAAGCCACCACCGCTGAACCTCACCCACCAGACACCGCCATGGCGGGAAGAG TTCAAGGGACAGGTGAACCTGCACGTGTTTGAGGACTGGTGTGGGGGTGCTGTGGGCCACCTGAGAAGGAACCTTCACTTCCCACTGTTTCCTCAC ACTCGCACTACCGTGACAAAGTTAGCTGTGTCCCCTAAGTGGAAGAACTATGGACTCCGGATTTTTGGCTTCATCCACCCAGCCAGAGATG GAGACATCCAGTTCTCCGTGGCTTCGGATGACAACTCTGAGTTCTGGCTGAGCTTGGATGAAAGCCCAGCAGCCGCCCAGCTAGTAGCCTTTGTGGGCAAG ACTGGCTCCGAGTGGACAGCGCCTGGAGAATTCACCAAGTTCAGCTCCCAGGTGTCTAAGCCACGGCG GCTCATGGCCTCCCGGAGATACTACTTTGAACTACTTCACAAGCAAGATGACAAGGGCTCAGACCATGTGGAAGTGGGT TGGCGAGCTTTCCTGCCTGGTCTGAAGTTCGAGATCATTGGCCCTGCTCACATTTCCCTGTACACAG ATGAGTCGTCTCTGAAGATGGACCACGTGGCCCACGTGCCTCAGTCTCCAGCCAGCCATGTAGGGGGTTACCCACTGCACGAGGAGTCCAGCGTCGACATGCTGCATCCGGACCCCAGGGACACCTTCTTCCTCA CTCCTCGGATGGAACCTCTGAGCCTGGAGAATGTCCTGGAGCCCTGTGCCTACGCACCGACCTATGTCCTCAAGGATTTCCCCATAGCCAGATACCAAGGACTGCAGTTT GTCTACCTGTCCTTCATCTATCCCAATGACCACACCCGTCtcactcacatggagactgacaaCAAGTGCTTCTACCGTGAGTCCCCACTATACCTGGAAAG GTTTGGGTTCTATAAATACATGAAGATggacaaggaggaaggagaggaggatgaggaggaagttCAGCGGAGAGCCTTTCTCTTCCTCAACCCTGACG ACTTCCTGGATGATGAGGAGGAGCTGGAACTGTTAGACAATCTGGAGCCCACTGATGGATCCCTACAGCAGAGCCGCAGGACCCCCACCCCAGCAGCCTCCACTGGGACTCCAGCCACCCCTACCCCCCCTACAAGCAGTCCTCCGGACGAGCAGACCCCCAGACACTCCCGGGCCCTGAACTGGGCCTCACGCCCCCTGCCCCTCTTCTTGGGACGAGCTCCACCTCCCCGGACGGCGGAGAAGTCTCCCTCAAAGGTGTACGTGACCAGGGTACGACCTGGACGGCGGGCTTCCCCAAGGGCCCTGAGAGACTCACCCTGGCCACCCTTCCCTGGCGTCTTCCTGCGCCCCAAGCCTCTGCCCAGAGTGCAGCTGCGGGTGCCCCCACACCCACCACGGACCCAGGGCTATAGGACCGGTGGCCCCAAGGTCACAGAACTAAGGCCCCCAGTCAGGGTTCAGACCACCCAGGGAGGCCGGGAGGGCCATTTGCATGGACAGGGGCTCACGGAGCCCACAGTGGACTTGAACTCCTCGGTGGAAACACAGCCTGTGACCTCCTTCCTGAGCTTGTCTCAAGTGTCCAGGCCACAGCTGCCTGGAGAgggtgaagaaggggaggaggatggggccCCCGGTGACGAGGCCACGTCAGAAGACagcgaggaagaggaggagcaggccGCTGGGCGGCCGCTGGGCCGCTGGCGTGAGGATGCCATTGACTGGCAGCGCACGTTCAGCGTGGGCGCCATGGACTTCGAGCTGCTGCGCTCTGACTGGAACGACCTACGCTGCAACGTATCCGGGAACCTGCAGCTTCCCGAGGCCGAGGCGGTGGATGTGGTGGCTCAGTACATGGAGCGGCTTAATGCGCGACATGGCGG GCGCTTCTCGCTTCTGCGCATCGTGAACGTGGAGAAGCGCCGCGACTCTGCCCGTGGAAGCCGCttcctcctggaactggaattgcaagAGCGAGGAGGCGGCCGCCAGCGCCTATCTGAATATGTCTTCCTGCGATTGCCCGGAGCCCGTGTTGGGGACGAGGATGGAGAAAGCCCCGAGCCCCCTCCGGCCGCCTCGATCCGCCCAGACAGTCGCCCAGAGCTCTGCCGGCCCTTGCATCTGGCCTGGCGTCAGGAGGTCATGGTTCACTTCATTGTGCCAG TGAAGAATCAGGCGCGCTGGGTAGTGCAATTCCTGGCAGATATGACGGCGCTGCGTGTGCAGACGGGGGACTCGCACTTCAACATCATCCTAGTGGACTTTGAGAGCGAGGACATGGACGTGGAGCGGGCCCTGCGCGCAGCTCAGCTACCTCG GTACCAGTACCTGAGAAGAACTGGAAACTTCGAGCGCTCTGCAGGCCTGCAAGCCGGAGTGGATGCAGTGGAG GACCCCAGCAGCATCGTTTTCCTCTGCGACCTGCACATCCACTTCCCACCTAACATCCTGGACAGCATCCGCAAGCATTGCGTGGAGGGCAAGCTGGCCTTCGCCCCTGTGGTCATGCGTCTGGGCTGTGGAAGCTCACcgtgggacccacatg GTTACTGGGAGGTGAATGGATTCGGCCTCTTTGGGATCTACAAATCGGACTTTGACCGAGTAGGAGGCATGAACACTGAGGAGTTCCGTGACCAGTGGGGAGGCGAGGACTGGGAACTTCTGGACAG GGTCCTGCAGGCAGGGCTGGAGGTGGAGAGGCTCCGGCTGCGACACTTCTACCACCACTATCACTCAAAGCGGGGCATGTGGGCCACGCGCAGCCGCAAAGGTGCCCGCACACAGTGA